A genomic window from Sulfurospirillum diekertiae includes:
- a CDS encoding DUF1850 domain-containing protein — protein MSSGAVTVTLFLNSFTLAWMHSVEKIRWEEQWRIEGNSLHVLSASIRGSGAGMEPPLDSIFKEGAWHYTPHVPPQKELRLAHSPFTKEYELCFDERCTPLNEFFTSLPQIDTIVLEACER, from the coding sequence ATGAGTTCAGGAGCAGTTACGGTGACACTGTTTCTGAATTCTTTTACCCTTGCATGGATGCATTCCGTTGAGAAGATTCGTTGGGAAGAGCAGTGGAGAATAGAAGGAAACTCTTTACATGTACTCTCTGCAAGCATACGTGGAAGTGGGGCAGGGATGGAACCACCGCTAGATTCTATTTTCAAAGAAGGTGCTTGGCACTACACGCCTCATGTCCCACCCCAAAAAGAACTTAGACTTGCCCATTCACCTTTTACCAAAGAGTATGAACTCTGCTTTGATGAGCGATGTACCCCTTTAAATGAGTTTTTTACTTCGCTTCCTCAAATCGACACTATTGTTCTTGAAGCCTGCGAACGCTAG
- a CDS encoding YitT family protein → MKSEFKNYSYIFLGSLFLSFGVVSLFIPNALVTGGTSGMALLGHYIFQLPVGVLMVAINVPLLFLGTKYFGKHFTVRSIIAIGFTSLCIDFMVEYLHVSALSHDVILAAIFGGIAVGIGLGFILSGHASAGGSTIIAKIVASKTSIKASSVMFFIDMLIILSIALISQNIDLALWSMVSIYISAKSIDMFLTRGPSKKVVHIVSTKIEKLCAEIVLHLGKNGTIVEGDGIYAHENKRMIFLVVENRKIPTLKELIQKVDNEAFMVVMEASELLGRGH, encoded by the coding sequence GTGAAATCAGAATTTAAAAATTACAGTTATATCTTTTTAGGCTCACTTTTTTTGAGCTTTGGCGTGGTCTCTTTATTTATTCCCAATGCGTTAGTAACGGGTGGAACATCGGGTATGGCGCTTTTGGGACACTATATTTTTCAACTCCCAGTAGGTGTGTTGATGGTGGCGATTAACGTACCACTGTTGTTCTTAGGCACCAAATATTTTGGCAAACACTTTACGGTTCGAAGTATCATTGCCATTGGGTTTACCTCTTTGTGTATTGACTTCATGGTAGAGTATTTACATGTAAGTGCTCTCAGCCATGATGTGATTTTGGCGGCTATCTTTGGTGGTATTGCGGTAGGTATTGGCTTAGGATTTATTTTAAGCGGCCATGCTTCAGCAGGAGGGTCGACTATCATTGCTAAAATTGTGGCATCCAAAACGAGTATCAAAGCCTCATCGGTGATGTTTTTTATCGATATGCTGATTATTCTCTCTATTGCATTGATCTCCCAAAATATAGACCTAGCCCTTTGGAGTATGGTGAGTATTTATATTAGTGCTAAAAGTATCGACATGTTTTTAACGCGTGGCCCTTCTAAAAAAGTAGTTCATATCGTCTCCACAAAAATCGAAAAGCTCTGCGCTGAGATCGTACTGCATTTAGGCAAAAATGGCACCATTGTGGAAGGTGATGGTATCTATGCGCATGAAAATAAACGTATGATCTTTTTGGTGGTGGAAAATCGTAAAATTCCAACGCTTAAAGAATTGATTCAAAAAGTGGATAACGAGGCATTTATGGTCGTGATGGAAGCATCAGAACTATTGGGGCGTGGACACTAA
- the groES gene encoding co-chaperone GroES yields MTFKPLGKRVLLERIEEATTTASGIIIPDNAKEKPLSGIVRAISPKVAEKGLVSVGDKVVFAKYAGTELTIDGKTYLVMNIDDLLGVL; encoded by the coding sequence ATGACTTTCAAACCATTAGGAAAAAGAGTGCTTCTTGAAAGAATCGAAGAAGCAACTACCACTGCTTCTGGTATTATCATCCCTGACAATGCTAAGGAAAAACCTCTAAGCGGTATTGTTAGAGCGATAAGTCCAAAAGTTGCAGAGAAAGGTCTTGTTTCAGTTGGTGATAAAGTAGTATTTGCTAAATATGCTGGTACTGAGCTTACCATAGATGGTAAAACATACCTTGTAATGAACATTGACGACCTTTTAGGCGTTTTATAA
- a CDS encoding methyl-accepting chemotaxis protein: protein MSISKQLMAILAIAILGIGAVFIISIQKMEQVYEKTNTCNVNSLPSVLIMGNMLQDFSTMRVTMWEHLATEDRNEQKRLEAKFKEYHASFDTYFKKYEVMLSDDTDKAFYKKEQEIMAIYIPVVDKIFKLSDDGKNAEAKTSAYDHGSIVGDMVKTLEAHMAYNQTLAQNDAKEAMSAKSSATTIMIGLSLMVTLAVIVLVIIIRNNIMNGVFLIRDGISGFVQNKELKFRIKYGKNNEIQEIVNSFNSLVDTLETIIDDVKHSSSENASVSHELSTTSMQIGRNAENSTVIVNNTIEEIVTIKKFVQETAILSEEMKKSIELAGDKLESAKKEVIMLKDDVELASEAETTLAGQLEQMSKDAEQVKEILTVISDIADQTNLLALNAAIEAARAGEHGRGFAVVADEVRKLAERTQRSLQEINATINIIVQSIIDSSDKMTKNAQNIRRLASVSINVEESIISTTSVMNESVESVTISANNSHQIAKDTDKIVDLVTNINSITSENARSVEEIASAADHLSKLAENLNLKLGQFQ, encoded by the coding sequence GTGAGCATATCAAAACAGTTGATGGCAATATTAGCTATTGCCATTTTAGGTATTGGGGCAGTTTTTATCATAAGTATCCAGAAGATGGAGCAAGTCTACGAAAAGACAAATACGTGCAATGTCAATTCATTACCTAGCGTATTAATAATGGGCAATATGCTACAGGATTTTAGCACGATGCGTGTTACGATGTGGGAACATCTAGCGACAGAGGATAGAAATGAACAAAAAAGACTTGAAGCAAAATTCAAAGAGTATCATGCCTCTTTTGATACCTATTTTAAGAAATATGAAGTCATGCTTTCCGATGATACAGACAAAGCATTTTACAAAAAAGAACAAGAAATAATGGCTATTTATATTCCCGTGGTTGATAAAATTTTTAAACTTTCTGATGACGGAAAAAATGCTGAAGCAAAAACATCTGCTTACGATCATGGCTCAATCGTTGGTGATATGGTAAAAACACTTGAAGCGCACATGGCATATAACCAAACTTTAGCTCAAAATGATGCCAAAGAAGCAATGAGTGCCAAAAGTAGTGCAACAACCATCATGATAGGTTTATCCCTGATGGTCACGCTTGCTGTCATTGTTCTTGTCATTATCATACGCAATAACATCATGAATGGAGTCTTCCTTATTCGTGATGGCATCTCAGGCTTTGTTCAAAATAAAGAGCTCAAGTTTAGAATAAAATATGGCAAAAACAATGAGATTCAAGAGATCGTCAATAGCTTTAATAGTTTAGTCGATACCCTAGAAACCATTATTGATGATGTCAAACATTCATCGTCTGAAAATGCTTCTGTTTCTCATGAACTCTCAACCACCAGTATGCAAATTGGGCGTAATGCTGAAAACAGCACCGTGATTGTCAATAATACGATTGAAGAGATTGTCACCATTAAAAAGTTTGTTCAAGAAACGGCTATTCTCTCAGAAGAGATGAAAAAAAGTATTGAACTTGCTGGAGATAAACTGGAATCAGCGAAGAAAGAGGTCATTATGTTGAAAGACGATGTGGAACTTGCCAGTGAAGCAGAAACAACTTTAGCAGGACAATTAGAGCAAATGAGCAAAGATGCAGAACAGGTTAAAGAAATTTTAACGGTCATTTCTGATATTGCTGATCAAACCAACTTACTGGCACTCAATGCGGCGATTGAAGCGGCACGTGCAGGTGAGCATGGACGTGGTTTTGCCGTGGTTGCCGATGAAGTCCGAAAGTTGGCTGAACGCACACAGCGAAGTTTACAAGAGATTAATGCAACCATCAATATTATTGTTCAATCCATTATCGATTCCTCCGATAAGATGACCAAGAATGCTCAAAATATCAGGCGATTAGCTTCTGTTTCCATCAATGTGGAAGAGAGCATTATTAGCACAACTTCGGTTATGAACGAGAGCGTGGAATCTGTCACTATTAGTGCTAATAATTCGCATCAAATTGCAAAAGATACGGATAAAATTGTTGACCTTGTCACCAACATCAACTCCATTACCAGTGAAAATGCGAGAAGTGTTGAAGAAATCGCCTCTGCTGCGGATCATCTCTCTAAATTGGCCGAAAATCTCAATCTAAAATTAGGACAGTTTCAGTAG
- the groL gene encoding chaperonin GroEL (60 kDa chaperone family; promotes refolding of misfolded polypeptides especially under stressful conditions; forms two stacked rings of heptamers to form a barrel-shaped 14mer; ends can be capped by GroES; misfolded proteins enter the barrel where they are refolded when GroES binds) gives MAKDILFSDTARNALYEGVKKLNDAVKVTMGPRGRNVLIQKSFGAPSITKDGVSVAKEVELKDTIENMGAQLVKEVASKTADQAGDGTTTATVLAHAIFKEGLRNITAGANPVEVKRGMDKAAEAIIAELKKMAKAVKDKKEIAQVATISANSDTVIGELIAEAMEKVGKDGVITVEEAKGIQDELDVVEGMQFDRGYLSPYFVTNPEKMQTVLEHPFILLFDKKVSNLKDLLPVLEQVQKTGKPLLIIAEDIDGEALATLVVNKLRGVLNIAAVKAPGFGDRRKAMLEDIAIISGGEVISEELGRTLEAATLADLGQAARIVIDKDNTTIVNGNGEKARIDARVGQIKAQIAETSSDYDKEKLQERLAKLSGGVAVIKVGASTETEMKEKKDRVDDALSATKAAVEEGIVVGGGSAFLLANAKIKLNLSGDEAIGADIVTRALKAPLKQIAENAGFDAGVVANNVLVSNKANYGFNAATGEYVDMFEAGIVDPVKVSRIALQNAVSVASLLLTTEATITNAKEDKAPAMPDMSGMGGMGGMGGMM, from the coding sequence ATGGCAAAAGATATTCTATTTTCAGATACTGCACGTAATGCACTCTATGAAGGTGTTAAAAAACTTAATGATGCTGTAAAAGTTACAATGGGACCACGTGGTCGCAATGTTCTCATTCAAAAAAGCTTTGGCGCTCCTAGCATCACCAAAGATGGTGTTTCTGTGGCAAAAGAAGTTGAGCTTAAAGATACGATTGAAAATATGGGCGCACAACTGGTCAAAGAAGTTGCTTCTAAAACGGCTGATCAAGCAGGTGATGGTACAACGACTGCAACGGTTTTAGCACATGCTATTTTTAAAGAAGGTCTTAGAAATATCACTGCAGGTGCAAACCCAGTTGAAGTCAAACGTGGTATGGACAAAGCGGCTGAAGCGATCATCGCTGAGCTTAAAAAAATGGCAAAAGCTGTTAAAGACAAAAAAGAGATCGCACAAGTTGCAACGATTTCTGCCAACTCTGACACAGTTATCGGTGAATTGATCGCTGAAGCTATGGAAAAAGTGGGCAAAGACGGCGTTATAACCGTTGAAGAAGCCAAAGGTATCCAAGACGAGTTAGACGTTGTTGAGGGTATGCAGTTTGACCGTGGTTACCTCTCTCCTTATTTTGTTACCAACCCAGAGAAAATGCAAACCGTTTTAGAGCATCCATTTATTTTATTGTTTGACAAAAAAGTTTCTAACCTTAAAGACCTTCTCCCAGTCCTTGAGCAAGTTCAAAAAACAGGTAAACCACTTCTGATCATCGCTGAAGACATTGACGGTGAAGCGTTGGCTACCCTTGTTGTTAACAAACTTAGAGGTGTTTTAAATATTGCTGCGGTTAAAGCTCCAGGTTTTGGCGATAGAAGAAAAGCAATGCTTGAAGACATCGCGATTATCAGTGGTGGTGAAGTGATCAGTGAAGAGCTAGGACGCACACTTGAAGCAGCAACATTGGCAGATCTTGGTCAAGCAGCGCGCATTGTGATCGATAAAGACAATACAACCATCGTGAATGGCAATGGCGAAAAAGCAAGAATTGATGCTCGTGTTGGACAAATTAAAGCACAAATCGCTGAGACAAGCAGTGATTATGATAAAGAAAAACTTCAAGAGCGTTTAGCGAAACTCAGTGGTGGTGTTGCGGTCATTAAAGTGGGCGCTTCAACGGAGACTGAGATGAAAGAGAAAAAAGACCGTGTCGATGATGCACTCTCAGCAACCAAAGCAGCGGTTGAAGAAGGTATCGTCGTGGGTGGTGGTTCTGCATTCTTACTTGCAAACGCCAAAATCAAACTGAACCTCAGTGGTGATGAAGCCATCGGCGCTGACATCGTTACACGTGCTCTTAAAGCACCTTTGAAACAAATTGCTGAAAATGCAGGCTTTGATGCCGGAGTTGTGGCAAATAACGTTCTTGTCAGCAACAAAGCAAACTATGGCTTCAATGCTGCAACGGGTGAGTATGTGGATATGTTTGAAGCAGGTATCGTTGATCCTGTTAAAGTTTCACGTATTGCGCTTCAAAATGCCGTTTCAGTTGCAAGCTTACTGTTGACAACAGAAGCTACGATTACCAATGCGAAAGAGGACAAAGCTCCTGCAATGCCAGATATGAGTGGCATGGGCGGAATGGGAGGCATGGGCGGAATGATGTAA
- a CDS encoding YebC/PmpR family DNA-binding transcriptional regulator has protein sequence MGRAFEYRKAAKMKRWGNMSRVFPRLGRTIMMAAKEGGGDPESNAKLRTAILNAKAENMPKDNIDAAIKRALGKDAQTLNEVTFEGKGPHGSLFFVECATDNNTRSVANIKSAFKKAGGEMLNNGSLEFMFSRKAVFEFAKTANMDIEELELELIDAGLEEIEEEDGVVLVYADYTNFGTLSAAFDRLGISLTKANLERIANTPITFTEEQMVDVEKIIEKIEDDDDVQAVYTNIG, from the coding sequence ATGGGAAGAGCGTTTGAATACCGAAAAGCAGCGAAAATGAAACGATGGGGAAATATGTCACGCGTATTTCCAAGACTGGGCCGTACGATCATGATGGCGGCTAAAGAAGGCGGTGGAGACCCTGAGAGTAATGCAAAACTCCGCACGGCTATCCTCAATGCTAAAGCGGAAAATATGCCTAAAGACAACATCGATGCCGCGATTAAACGAGCGCTTGGCAAAGATGCACAGACCCTGAATGAAGTTACGTTTGAAGGCAAAGGACCGCATGGTTCACTCTTTTTTGTCGAGTGTGCAACGGACAACAATACTCGCTCAGTCGCTAACATCAAAAGTGCCTTTAAAAAAGCGGGCGGTGAGATGCTTAATAATGGCTCATTGGAGTTTATGTTCTCTCGTAAGGCTGTTTTTGAGTTTGCTAAGACTGCAAATATGGACATTGAAGAATTAGAACTTGAACTGATTGATGCAGGTCTTGAAGAGATTGAGGAAGAAGATGGCGTGGTACTGGTTTATGCTGACTACACCAATTTTGGAACACTTTCTGCCGCATTTGATCGTCTTGGAATTAGCTTAACCAAAGCAAACCTAGAGCGCATTGCAAACACACCTATCACTTTTACGGAAGAACAAATGGTTGATGTCGAAAAAATCATCGAAAAAATCGAAGATGATGACGACGTACAAGCCGTTTATACCAACATCGGATAA
- a CDS encoding lactate utilization protein, whose amino-acid sequence MENLKKIYKKHGFELICVPTKEEALSVAMSFIKPHMSIGLGGSTTVKEVGLYDHVTSRKDITLFNQYESGISMEENSNRRHKGILADLYITSTNALTKNGELVNADGSGNRVAAQIFGPKKVLIIAGVNKLVENVEEGFKRIHDVASPKNIERINNLAISMGKEPRYNINNIGKKFTYINGDDEGRTTIILVDEVLGY is encoded by the coding sequence ATGGAAAATCTCAAAAAAATTTACAAGAAACATGGGTTTGAACTCATTTGTGTTCCCACAAAAGAGGAAGCACTTAGTGTTGCGATGAGTTTCATTAAACCGCATATGAGTATAGGTTTGGGTGGATCAACGACAGTGAAAGAGGTAGGTTTGTACGATCATGTTACTTCTCGTAAGGATATTACACTTTTTAATCAGTACGAATCTGGAATTAGTATGGAAGAGAATAGCAATCGTAGACACAAAGGAATACTGGCTGACTTGTATATTACGAGTACAAACGCACTGACTAAAAACGGTGAGCTTGTCAATGCCGATGGCAGTGGAAACCGAGTCGCAGCACAGATTTTTGGACCTAAAAAGGTGTTAATTATCGCAGGAGTCAATAAACTGGTTGAAAATGTGGAAGAGGGCTTTAAGCGTATTCATGATGTGGCAAGTCCTAAGAATATTGAACGTATCAATAATCTTGCCATTAGCATGGGAAAAGAACCTCGCTATAACATCAATAATATTGGTAAAAAATTCACGTATATCAATGGTGATGATGAAGGTCGTACCACGATTATTTTAGTGGATGAAGTGCTTGGCTATTAA
- a CDS encoding helix-turn-helix domain-containing protein, translating to MASVELITKEDLEELKALIMGYAKPLMTVEEVASYLRLSPHTIRHKIADQTFILGVHYSDKAGKILFAKEKLDTWLWETTQESNNVSIQKKQSGVDRFVRQWSENQKVYRSGVDSVQCQKGRKRADTTA from the coding sequence ATGGCAAGCGTAGAACTTATCACTAAAGAGGATTTAGAGGAGTTAAAAGCACTCATTATGGGCTATGCAAAACCCTTAATGACCGTTGAAGAGGTGGCAAGTTATTTGCGCCTCTCCCCACATACCATAAGGCATAAAATTGCCGATCAAACTTTTATTCTTGGAGTTCATTATTCAGATAAAGCAGGTAAAATACTATTTGCAAAAGAGAAACTGGATACTTGGCTTTGGGAAACAACTCAGGAGTCAAACAATGTCAGTATTCAAAAAAAACAATCGGGTGTGGATAGATTTGTTCGCCAATGGAGCGAGAATCAGAAAGTCTACAGGTCTGGAGTGGACAGCGTCCAATGTCAAAAAGGTCGAAAAAGAGCTGATACCACAGCTTAG
- a CDS encoding tyrosine-type recombinase/integrase — protein sequence MWIDLFANGARIRKSTGLEWTASNVKKVEKELIPQLRMGVMTGTLSLQKERIKTVRYYAESFIVSKRQTTVAKTHKRYESIIENGILPLLGDTPIKDLRISHIDKWRSDLLQRFTAKTVKEYQIVFRGIFQKALQDEEVNKNPFDALDSLKVKKPNVVPFMPHEVKLILDTAHGWFKNYLALGFMTGMRVGEIVALKWENVNLETREIYVCASRSMGVEGTTKTQSSIRYIPIIDTLAPFIESQKEFSGDKEYVFVNHFGRPFYDYKTIGSNQWVDILKKCGLTHRRMYEMRHTCATNLLMSGQYSVNEIASVLGHTTPQMLFERYTRSISAERKPFNKTIDIYSVNENKDTIMAL from the coding sequence GTGTGGATAGATTTGTTCGCCAATGGAGCGAGAATCAGAAAGTCTACAGGTCTGGAGTGGACAGCGTCCAATGTCAAAAAGGTCGAAAAAGAGCTGATACCACAGCTTAGAATGGGCGTTATGACAGGAACGTTATCCCTTCAAAAAGAGCGCATTAAAACGGTGCGCTACTATGCTGAGTCATTTATCGTATCTAAGCGACAAACTACTGTTGCAAAGACACATAAACGTTACGAGTCAATTATTGAGAATGGAATTTTACCTTTGTTGGGCGATACACCTATTAAGGATTTAAGAATTTCACATATTGATAAATGGCGTAGTGATCTTTTACAACGTTTTACTGCCAAAACGGTTAAAGAGTATCAAATTGTCTTTAGAGGTATTTTTCAAAAAGCACTTCAAGATGAAGAAGTGAATAAAAATCCCTTTGATGCGTTGGACTCTTTAAAAGTGAAAAAGCCCAATGTGGTACCTTTTATGCCTCATGAGGTCAAACTCATTTTAGATACAGCGCACGGATGGTTTAAAAACTATCTAGCACTTGGATTTATGACGGGTATGCGTGTAGGTGAGATTGTGGCTTTAAAGTGGGAAAATGTCAATCTTGAGACACGAGAAATCTATGTATGTGCATCAAGGTCAATGGGTGTCGAAGGAACTACAAAAACACAAAGTAGTATTCGGTACATCCCGATCATTGATACATTAGCTCCTTTTATTGAGAGTCAAAAAGAGTTCAGTGGTGACAAAGAATATGTATTTGTAAATCACTTTGGACGACCTTTTTATGATTACAAGACTATAGGTTCTAATCAGTGGGTAGATATTCTCAAAAAATGTGGACTTACTCATCGAAGAATGTATGAAATGCGCCATACGTGTGCAACGAATCTTCTTATGAGCGGTCAATACAGTGTCAATGAGATTGCATCCGTTTTAGGGCATACGACACCACAAATGTTGTTTGAACGTTATACAAGAAGCATATCAGCAGAGCGAAAACCGTTTAATAAGACAATAGATATATACAGTGTGAATGAAAACAAGGACACCATAATGGCACTGTGA
- a CDS encoding TRAP transporter permease: MSALVTEEVHEDTSDFEEHGHQRQLIGWASRLVMFGALAFSAYQISVAAFHPFSSLIIRALHVSFLMFLIFMLYPATSKGRTQKSIPWYDLLLALLGFALGFYHLVFEADLIERSGDPTTADLVVATLASLLVFEAARRVVGFALTLVCGLFLAYGFFGQYLPLSIAHRGFGFDQIVSQLYLGSDGILGTPTLVSATYIFLFILFGTFLENAGMIRLFNALALGLVGRAQGGPAKVAVISSGLMGTISGSGVANVLTVGQFTIPLMKRFGYSSVFSGAVEATSSMGGQIMPPVMGAVAFIMAETLNVAYSDIVMAAIIPAMLYYFTAFWMVHLEAGRLKLLGIPADQCPNPWKELKASWYLALPLAALVYMLFHGFTPMFAGMMGLTLTSVLILGAALAARISQVALRYVFWIAIAFGASTFLQWGIVPVLGVIALLVVLNFVVQGGRDTLRTMKTALVDGAKQALGVGIACAIVGVIIGVLTLTGAASNFAGFILEIGEKSLFLSLLLTMVACLILGMGIPTIPNYIITSSIAAPALLKLGVPLIVSHMFVFYFGIMADLTPPVALAAFAAASIAKASAMKIGFKATQIAIAGFVVPFMAVYDPALMLQGDPTIMAVVYIVIKALLAIYLWGCAAIGYLWSPLHVYERVIAACTAALLVAALPATDEAGFALGFLFIAWNWWKNRKR; encoded by the coding sequence ATGTCTGCCTTAGTAACCGAAGAAGTTCACGAAGATACTTCCGATTTTGAAGAGCACGGTCACCAACGCCAACTTATAGGCTGGGCGTCACGGCTAGTGATGTTTGGTGCGCTCGCATTTTCTGCCTATCAGATATCTGTTGCAGCATTTCATCCGTTTTCGAGTTTGATTATTAGAGCTTTACATGTAAGCTTTTTGATGTTTCTTATCTTTATGCTTTATCCCGCTACCTCAAAGGGACGTACACAGAAAAGTATCCCTTGGTATGACCTTTTACTCGCACTTCTTGGCTTTGCGCTTGGTTTTTACCATTTGGTTTTTGAAGCAGACCTCATTGAGCGTTCAGGCGATCCGACAACCGCCGATCTCGTCGTTGCAACACTCGCTTCACTGTTGGTATTTGAAGCGGCACGCCGTGTAGTGGGGTTTGCTTTAACGCTGGTATGTGGACTCTTTTTGGCATATGGATTTTTTGGGCAGTATTTGCCTCTTTCCATTGCACACCGTGGATTTGGTTTTGATCAAATTGTGAGTCAACTCTACCTTGGAAGCGATGGCATTTTAGGGACACCTACATTGGTTTCTGCTACCTATATCTTTTTGTTCATTCTTTTTGGCACGTTTTTGGAAAATGCGGGCATGATTCGTCTTTTTAATGCGCTTGCTCTTGGACTCGTAGGTCGCGCACAAGGTGGACCTGCTAAGGTTGCCGTTATCTCTTCTGGACTTATGGGAACCATTTCAGGCTCAGGTGTTGCCAACGTCTTAACCGTAGGGCAATTTACGATTCCATTGATGAAGCGCTTTGGATATAGCTCCGTTTTTTCGGGTGCGGTTGAAGCGACTTCCTCCATGGGTGGACAGATTATGCCTCCGGTTATGGGTGCAGTTGCCTTTATTATGGCAGAGACGTTGAATGTAGCATATTCGGACATTGTTATGGCGGCGATTATTCCTGCTATGTTGTATTACTTTACCGCTTTTTGGATGGTCCATCTTGAAGCAGGACGTTTAAAGCTTTTAGGAATTCCTGCCGATCAATGCCCAAATCCTTGGAAAGAACTCAAAGCAAGCTGGTATTTAGCGCTACCTTTGGCAGCATTGGTTTACATGCTTTTTCATGGTTTTACACCTATGTTTGCAGGTATGATGGGCTTGACACTCACTTCGGTGTTAATCTTAGGAGCGGCTCTTGCCGCACGCATTTCTCAAGTTGCATTGCGTTATGTCTTTTGGATCGCCATTGCCTTTGGAGCATCAACCTTTTTACAATGGGGCATTGTTCCAGTTTTAGGGGTGATTGCTCTTTTGGTTGTCCTTAACTTTGTGGTTCAAGGGGGGCGTGATACGCTTCGTACCATGAAAACGGCGCTGGTTGATGGTGCAAAACAAGCATTGGGCGTGGGAATCGCTTGTGCAATTGTCGGTGTCATCATCGGTGTTTTAACCCTTACGGGTGCTGCATCAAACTTTGCAGGGTTTATTCTTGAAATTGGAGAAAAAAGCCTCTTTCTTTCATTGCTTTTAACGATGGTGGCGTGTTTGATCCTAGGTATGGGCATTCCAACCATTCCTAACTACATTATCACCAGTTCTATCGCGGCACCCGCACTTTTAAAACTGGGTGTTCCTCTTATCGTCAGTCATATGTTTGTCTTTTACTTTGGTATTATGGCAGACCTTACCCCTCCCGTCGCCCTTGCCGCTTTTGCCGCTGCTTCCATTGCGAAAGCTTCTGCTATGAAAATTGGCTTTAAAGCAACACAAATAGCCATTGCAGGGTTTGTTGTGCCGTTTATGGCGGTGTATGATCCTGCTTTAATGCTTCAAGGTGATCCAACGATTATGGCTGTGGTGTATATTGTTATCAAAGCTTTGCTGGCGATTTATCTCTGGGGTTGCGCGGCGATTGGGTATCTGTGGTCACCTCTGCATGTGTATGAGCGTGTGATAGCCGCATGTACGGCGGCGCTCTTGGTAGCGGCACTCCCTGCAACGGATGAAGCTGGATTTGCGTTAGGATTCCTATTTATTGCATGGAATTGGTGGAAAAATCGTAAACGATGA
- a CDS encoding TAXI family TRAP transporter solute-binding subunit, which yields MRRSLLVSAAAVCLGASLYGAEFINVLTGGTSGIYYPLGVALSQMYAKAIPDSKTAVQATKASVENLNLLQAGRGEVAISLGDSFSDAYKGDVDAGFKAPLSKLRTISALYPNYIHFVAAADSGIKSFADIKGKRISVGAPKSGTALNSKKILEAAGIKYEDFSKVEYLSYAESVELMKNRQLDVTLLSSGAGVAALRDLATSQKVVFLSIPEEIVKKIDDPAYQVGIIPANTYEGQTSDVQTISVQNFLVTHSGVSEKTVYTMTKTMFENLDQMVAAHAAAKGISLANAAKNPPAPLHPGAEKYYKEMGIIK from the coding sequence ATGAGAAGATCACTTTTGGTAAGTGCGGCAGCGGTGTGTCTTGGGGCATCTCTCTATGGGGCAGAGTTTATCAACGTTTTGACGGGTGGAACAAGCGGTATTTACTATCCCCTCGGTGTTGCGCTTTCTCAAATGTATGCTAAAGCAATTCCCGATTCTAAAACAGCGGTTCAAGCGACAAAAGCCAGTGTTGAAAACCTCAATCTCCTTCAAGCAGGGCGCGGTGAAGTTGCGATCTCTTTAGGCGACTCTTTTTCGGATGCGTACAAAGGTGATGTTGATGCTGGTTTTAAAGCTCCCCTTTCTAAACTTCGTACTATTAGTGCTTTATATCCTAACTACATTCATTTTGTTGCAGCAGCCGATTCGGGTATTAAATCGTTTGCAGATATTAAAGGAAAACGTATCTCTGTGGGTGCACCAAAATCAGGCACCGCATTAAATTCTAAAAAGATTTTAGAAGCTGCAGGGATTAAATACGAAGATTTTTCTAAAGTTGAGTACCTCTCCTATGCTGAGTCTGTAGAACTTATGAAAAACAGACAACTGGATGTCACTTTACTCTCATCAGGTGCGGGTGTTGCAGCCCTTCGTGATCTTGCAACTTCACAAAAAGTCGTCTTTTTGAGTATTCCTGAAGAGATCGTAAAAAAAATTGACGATCCTGCGTATCAAGTAGGCATTATTCCCGCCAATACCTATGAAGGCCAAACAAGCGATGTTCAAACTATTTCTGTTCAAAATTTCCTTGTAACTCATTCAGGGGTATCTGAAAAAACGGTTTATACCATGACAAAAACAATGTTTGAAAACTTAGACCAGATGGTAGCAGCACATGCCGCAGCTAAAGGAATTAGTCTTGCGAATGCGGCTAAAAATCCTCCGGCACCTTTGCATCCTGGTGCTGAGAAATACTACAAAGAGATGGGAATTATTAAATAA